One window from the genome of Polynucleobacter sp. MWH-Svant-W18 encodes:
- the mutY gene encoding A/G-specific adenine glycosylase, whose product MSKALSDTFAARLIAWHGHSGRSGLPWQGNRDPYAVWVSEIMLQQTQVTTVLERYPRFMKRFPTVKKLAAADIDEVLAEWAGLGYYSRARNLHTCAQQVMQEFSGKFPSDPALLEQLKGIGRSTAGAIAAFAFHERAPILDANVKRILARLFAVEGSIQNKVVNDRLWQLATALLPNDPQDMPVYTQALMDFGATWCTARKPVCLGSERKCPFEKACQANLSDQVLALPQKVVKAKSPEFDCDMVLIRSGNSVLLQKRPSKAIWGGLWCLPESAWRPKAAQALRAPPALEQLLAATLPQEKVGRLLKSCQQLFQGEQIKHVFTHRRLWMQIWELDFIKPLEFSNPDVQWVALNQLGRYGLPQPIKILLQGLSQARDGDLKN is encoded by the coding sequence ATGTCAAAAGCGCTAAGCGATACTTTTGCTGCTCGGCTGATTGCCTGGCACGGCCATAGCGGTCGCTCTGGTTTACCTTGGCAAGGGAACCGAGATCCCTATGCAGTATGGGTTTCAGAGATCATGCTCCAGCAAACGCAAGTTACAACCGTACTAGAGCGCTATCCCCGATTTATGAAGCGTTTTCCCACCGTCAAAAAATTGGCTGCTGCGGATATTGATGAAGTATTGGCGGAGTGGGCCGGTTTAGGTTATTACTCGCGGGCCAGAAATTTGCATACTTGTGCACAACAAGTGATGCAAGAATTTTCTGGAAAATTTCCAAGTGATCCTGCCCTACTTGAGCAGTTAAAGGGTATTGGTCGATCGACTGCGGGTGCGATTGCAGCATTTGCTTTTCATGAACGAGCGCCGATTCTTGATGCCAACGTCAAAAGAATTTTGGCAAGATTGTTTGCTGTTGAGGGCTCAATTCAGAATAAGGTGGTGAATGACCGCCTATGGCAATTGGCAACAGCGTTATTACCTAATGATCCACAAGATATGCCGGTGTATACACAGGCCTTGATGGATTTTGGCGCTACTTGGTGTACCGCACGCAAACCAGTTTGTTTAGGCTCCGAAAGAAAATGCCCTTTTGAAAAAGCTTGCCAAGCAAATCTTAGTGATCAAGTACTTGCCTTGCCTCAGAAGGTTGTCAAAGCTAAATCTCCTGAATTCGATTGCGACATGGTATTGATTCGGTCTGGGAATTCGGTGCTATTGCAAAAACGTCCAAGTAAAGCAATCTGGGGCGGGCTATGGTGTTTGCCAGAGTCTGCTTGGAGACCTAAGGCTGCTCAGGCTTTAAGGGCTCCCCCAGCATTAGAGCAACTGCTAGCAGCAACTTTGCCACAAGAGAAGGTGGGGCGATTACTGAAGTCGTGTCAACAGCTATTTCAGGGCGAGCAAATCAAACATGTATTTACGCACCGTCGTTTATGGATGCAAATTTGGGAGTTGGATTTTATAAAACCACTGGAATTTTCAAATCCAGATGTGCAGTGGGTCGCGCTAAATCAACTGGGTCGCTATGGATTGCCGCAACCAATTAAGATTTTGCTACAGGGATTGAGTCAAGCTCGCGATGGCGATCTAAAAAATTAA
- the mutM gene encoding bifunctional DNA-formamidopyrimidine glycosylase/DNA-(apurinic or apyrimidinic site) lyase — protein sequence MPELPEVEVTRLGITPHLEGRKVSVVKVLDGRLRWPVPSNLPKILPGQTVQSIARRGKYLLLEMDTGHLLIHLGMTGTLRVLPSAEPLKTHDRVTLEFGKLSLRLHDPRKFGAVLWHPRTKGPIEKNTLLQKLGVEPFSAEFAGELGAQVLYQSSRKRTVAVKQFLLAGQAVVGVGNIYCSESLFDAGIHPAKPAGKLTRPQCVRLANAVRSILKKAIAAGGSSLKDFVNSDGDPGHFMVQTKVYDRKGLPCKVCKTPISQIVQGQRSTYFCPQCQKR from the coding sequence ATGCCAGAACTTCCAGAAGTAGAAGTCACCCGTTTAGGAATTACCCCTCATCTTGAAGGGCGTAAGGTCAGCGTCGTCAAAGTGCTTGATGGGCGCTTGCGTTGGCCGGTGCCCAGCAATTTACCCAAGATTTTGCCTGGACAAACAGTCCAATCAATTGCCCGACGTGGTAAATACTTGCTTCTTGAAATGGATACTGGACATTTACTCATCCATTTGGGCATGACCGGAACTTTGCGGGTCTTACCGAGTGCAGAGCCCTTGAAGACCCATGATCGAGTGACGCTAGAGTTTGGCAAATTGAGTCTGCGTTTGCATGACCCCAGAAAATTTGGTGCAGTGTTATGGCATCCCAGAACAAAAGGCCCAATTGAAAAGAATACCCTTTTGCAAAAATTGGGAGTCGAACCTTTTTCTGCAGAATTCGCAGGCGAGCTTGGCGCCCAAGTGCTGTATCAGAGTTCTCGAAAGCGTACTGTTGCAGTTAAGCAATTTCTATTGGCTGGACAAGCAGTTGTTGGTGTTGGCAACATCTATTGTTCGGAAAGTTTATTTGATGCAGGCATTCATCCTGCAAAACCTGCGGGTAAATTGACGCGCCCCCAATGTGTACGACTGGCTAATGCAGTGCGATCAATTCTAAAAAAAGCCATTGCTGCAGGGGGTAGTAGTTTGAAAGATTTTGTGAACAGTGACGGAGACCCTGGACATTTCATGGTGCAAACCAAAGTCTATGATCGCAAGGGATTGCCTTGCAAAGTTTGCAAAACCCCCATTTCACAAATTGTCCAAGGGCAACGCTCCACCTATTTCTGTCCCCAATGTCAAAAGCGCTAA
- a CDS encoding lipoprotein insertase outer membrane protein LolB, producing MSQFLQKFLIRGLLLASLSSGLVLASSALAQTKGSDSGEAIFEVLASEIALQRGEAGLAYNTYLEMARQYKDPRLAQRAMEIAIIGNSPELALQAAKTWDELSPASETKPKEVFVTLLILGNRWSDAIKPAIALLKQETPAQQEKTLLQLQALLAKAKDESEALRAFYEIASTVRISLKDPGLLYTYAMSAEKAGHIDVMEKTLREILRKYPNDANTLNALGYSLADRNTKLPEAFALISKAHQLSPKDSFILDSLGWVNFRLGKNALALEQLQQAFAMKPEADIAAHTGEVLWAMNRRPEAEEIWRQGQKIDANNPTLKETLKRLKPDWSYPEPNSKGSWDGRFAVKVVGITESQNQGGSGGFTLTQDELKDILEIRNPMGGSIAKITITPGEATLERDGQVVTAIDADTLVQNTLGLPLPARGLSSWLRGEVRPGSEASIERNAKGQVSKINQDGWDLVYTWSKQNRLEKLSMTRSSNIGSIDIRLVFDNPNE from the coding sequence ATGAGCCAATTCCTACAAAAATTCCTGATTCGAGGTCTATTACTTGCCTCTTTATCGAGCGGCCTTGTTCTTGCTAGCTCAGCTTTAGCCCAGACAAAAGGCTCAGATAGCGGGGAAGCTATATTTGAAGTGCTTGCCTCTGAAATCGCTCTGCAACGAGGTGAGGCTGGTTTAGCCTACAACACCTATCTGGAAATGGCTCGTCAATACAAAGATCCGCGCCTTGCCCAAAGAGCGATGGAAATTGCCATTATTGGAAATTCACCTGAGCTGGCCCTCCAAGCAGCAAAGACTTGGGATGAACTTTCTCCAGCTTCCGAAACCAAACCTAAAGAAGTCTTTGTTACCTTACTGATCTTGGGCAATCGCTGGTCAGATGCTATCAAGCCAGCGATAGCACTTTTAAAGCAAGAAACCCCGGCACAACAAGAAAAAACTTTATTGCAATTGCAAGCCCTCCTTGCAAAAGCAAAAGATGAATCAGAAGCATTGAGGGCCTTCTACGAAATTGCATCCACCGTCAGAATCTCACTAAAAGATCCTGGTCTACTCTATACCTATGCGATGTCTGCAGAAAAAGCAGGTCACATCGATGTTATGGAAAAAACCTTGCGTGAAATTTTGCGTAAATATCCTAATGATGCAAACACATTAAATGCCTTGGGCTATTCATTAGCAGACCGCAATACCAAGTTACCCGAGGCGTTTGCACTAATTAGCAAAGCACACCAGCTATCACCAAAAGACAGCTTCATTTTGGATAGCTTGGGTTGGGTGAACTTTCGCCTTGGCAAAAATGCACTTGCCTTAGAACAACTCCAGCAAGCATTCGCTATGAAGCCTGAGGCTGATATTGCAGCCCATACAGGTGAAGTTCTCTGGGCAATGAATCGTCGTCCTGAAGCCGAAGAAATATGGCGACAAGGTCAAAAAATTGATGCAAACAATCCCACTCTAAAAGAAACTTTAAAACGTTTAAAGCCTGACTGGTCATACCCAGAGCCAAACTCCAAAGGCTCATGGGACGGGCGCTTTGCTGTGAAAGTCGTTGGTATTACTGAAAGCCAAAATCAGGGTGGCTCAGGCGGATTTACTCTGACACAGGATGAGCTTAAAGATATTCTGGAGATTCGTAACCCAATGGGTGGATCGATTGCAAAAATTACGATTACTCCCGGTGAAGCAACTCTTGAACGTGATGGTCAAGTGGTCACCGCCATTGACGCAGACACCTTAGTTCAAAATACCTTGGGACTACCACTCCCTGCGCGCGGATTGTCAAGCTGGCTAAGGGGTGAAGTCAGACCTGGCAGTGAAGCAAGCATTGAAAGAAATGCTAAAGGGCAAGTCAGTAAAATTAATCAAGATGGGTGGGACTTGGTTTATACCTGGAGCAAACAGAATCGCCTGGAAAAACTCAGCATGACTCGCAGTTCTAATATTGGGTCAATTGATATTCGACTGGTATTTGATAACCCGAATGAGTAA
- the ispE gene encoding 4-(cytidine 5'-diphospho)-2-C-methyl-D-erythritol kinase, giving the protein MSKHHLVLPAPAKLNLFLHIIGRRTDGYHLLQSVFQLIDWCDIVSLKSIPENAVRRINPISNVPPENDLVVKAAKLLKEFSCFEGGVEIDLTKEIPIGAGLGGGSSDAASTLIGLNTLWNLGLEKETLANLGLQLGADVPFFIWGHNAFVEGIGEKIQEITLENRDFLVIFPKQGIATASIFLGPELTRNHAPITIDGFLASPWSNLSNDCEAVAMRICPEVKQALDWITQAVPGSEPRMSGSGSSVFTLLDPKTDFAKLDNLLQNLPKGWVGRVVSGLNKNPAYNLISSD; this is encoded by the coding sequence ATGAGTAAACATCATTTGGTGCTACCCGCACCAGCCAAGCTAAATCTTTTTCTTCATATTATTGGTCGCCGTACCGACGGCTACCATTTACTCCAATCCGTTTTCCAATTGATTGATTGGTGTGACATAGTTAGCCTAAAGAGCATTCCAGAAAATGCAGTACGCCGCATTAACCCGATAAGCAACGTTCCTCCAGAAAATGATTTAGTAGTTAAGGCTGCAAAATTATTAAAAGAATTTTCTTGCTTTGAAGGTGGCGTAGAAATTGATCTCACCAAAGAAATTCCGATTGGAGCAGGATTGGGTGGCGGCTCTTCTGATGCTGCAAGCACCCTCATTGGACTCAATACCCTCTGGAACCTTGGGCTCGAGAAAGAAACTTTGGCCAATTTAGGCCTTCAGCTGGGTGCAGATGTGCCTTTTTTCATCTGGGGCCACAACGCTTTTGTGGAGGGAATTGGCGAAAAAATTCAAGAAATTACCCTGGAAAATCGTGACTTCTTGGTCATTTTCCCCAAACAGGGAATTGCCACAGCTAGCATTTTTCTAGGCCCTGAATTGACCCGAAACCACGCCCCGATTACAATTGATGGTTTTCTTGCATCGCCATGGTCGAATTTATCGAACGATTGTGAGGCGGTAGCGATGCGGATTTGTCCTGAAGTGAAGCAAGCTTTGGATTGGATTACCCAGGCAGTACCTGGCTCAGAGCCCCGTATGTCTGGTTCTGGAAGCAGCGTTTTTACCCTCTTGGATCCCAAGACGGATTTCGCAAAACTGGATAATCTTTTACAAAATCTTCCAAAAGGATGGGTGGGACGAGTTGTTAGTGGGTTAAATAAGAATCCCGCTTACAATTTGATTTCTTCAGATTGA
- a CDS encoding ribose-phosphate pyrophosphokinase: MTASTHSDLLTLFTGNANPILAEAVAKELHLPMGKAFVGRFSDGEIQVEIQENVRGKNVVVIQSTCAPTNDSLMELMIMIDALKRASAGRITAVIPYFGYARQDRRPRSARVAISARIVANMLQSVAGIERVLTMDLHADQIQGFFDIPVDNIYASPVLLADLEAQKTQKDLIIVSPDIGGVVRARAMAKQLGTDLAIIDKRRPKANVSEVMHLIGEVEGRHCVIMDDIIDTGGTLCKAAEALKERGAKGVTAYCTHAVLSGGAVARIAASELDELVVTDTIPLTAEALKVSKIRQLTVAPLLAETLSRISKGDSVMSMFAE, translated from the coding sequence ATGACTGCCTCTACCCACTCAGATTTACTGACGCTATTTACAGGCAATGCAAATCCCATTTTGGCAGAGGCTGTCGCTAAAGAACTTCATCTCCCAATGGGCAAAGCGTTTGTAGGTCGCTTCTCTGATGGCGAGATTCAAGTAGAAATTCAAGAAAATGTCCGTGGCAAGAATGTTGTAGTGATTCAATCAACTTGTGCGCCTACTAACGACAGCTTGATGGAACTCATGATCATGATCGATGCACTTAAGCGCGCATCTGCTGGTCGCATCACTGCAGTTATTCCCTATTTTGGATATGCCCGTCAAGATCGCCGTCCACGTTCTGCTCGAGTTGCAATCTCTGCGCGCATTGTGGCCAATATGCTCCAGTCGGTTGCAGGCATTGAGCGCGTACTGACGATGGACCTCCACGCCGATCAAATTCAAGGTTTCTTTGATATTCCAGTAGATAACATTTACGCCTCACCAGTGCTCTTGGCTGACCTAGAGGCTCAGAAGACCCAAAAAGATCTCATCATCGTCTCACCCGACATTGGTGGTGTAGTTCGTGCCCGTGCAATGGCAAAACAGCTAGGTACAGATCTAGCGATTATTGATAAACGTCGCCCGAAAGCCAATGTTTCAGAAGTGATGCATTTGATTGGTGAAGTAGAAGGCCGCCATTGCGTCATCATGGATGACATCATTGATACCGGCGGAACTCTCTGTAAGGCTGCTGAAGCACTCAAAGAGCGTGGCGCCAAGGGCGTAACCGCTTACTGTACCCACGCCGTTCTCTCTGGCGGTGCAGTAGCTCGTATCGCCGCTTCAGAACTGGATGAACTCGTCGTTACCGACACCATCCCATTGACTGCAGAAGCTCTCAAAGTGAGCAAAATTCGTCAGTTGACCGTAGCCCCCTTACTAGCAGAGACCCTTTCTCGCATTAGCAAAGGCGACTCCGTGATGTCGATGTTTGCGGAATAA
- a CDS encoding 50S ribosomal protein L25/general stress protein Ctc, translating into MKVVAFERSVQGTGASRRLRNSGKTPGIVYGGKDPVAVIELDHNALFHALRKEAFHSSILDLEIGGAAQKVLLRDYQMHPFKPLVLHIDFQRVSATEKVHMRVPLHFANADTSAAVKLQGAVISHILNDLEVSCLPADLPEFLEVDLGKIEVGHSIHAKDVVLPKGVTLVLHVEQENPVIANARIPAVKAAETEEAAPAAAAAPAAAPAADAKDKA; encoded by the coding sequence ATGAAAGTAGTAGCCTTTGAAAGAAGCGTACAGGGAACGGGTGCGAGCCGCCGTCTGCGCAATTCCGGAAAAACTCCGGGAATCGTTTACGGTGGTAAAGATCCAGTTGCTGTTATCGAGTTAGACCATAACGCACTGTTTCATGCTCTCCGCAAGGAAGCATTTCACTCATCCATTCTAGATTTGGAAATCGGCGGAGCCGCACAAAAAGTGTTGTTACGTGATTACCAAATGCACCCATTTAAACCATTGGTATTGCACATTGACTTCCAGCGCGTTTCTGCGACTGAGAAAGTTCACATGCGCGTTCCATTGCACTTCGCCAATGCTGACACTTCCGCTGCAGTGAAATTGCAAGGCGCTGTTATTAGCCACATCCTCAATGACCTCGAAGTATCTTGCTTACCAGCAGACTTACCAGAGTTCCTTGAAGTGGACTTGGGCAAAATTGAAGTGGGTCACTCCATCCATGCAAAAGACGTTGTATTGCCAAAAGGCGTTACCTTGGTATTGCACGTTGAGCAAGAGAACCCGGTGATTGCAAACGCCCGCATCCCAGCTGTAAAAGCCGCTGAGACTGAAGAGGCCGCTCCTGCTGCCGCTGCAGCTCCAGCCGCTGCTCCGGCTGCTGATGCAAAGGACAAAGCTTAA
- the pth gene encoding aminoacyl-tRNA hydrolase, with protein MTKLIVGLGNPGDEHEEDRHNAGFWFVDALAKQLNTRFESEKRFQGKVAKAKWEGEDLFLLKPSTYMNLSGQAVGALCRFHKMTPADILVVQDELDLKPGTARIKLGGGTGGHNGLKDIQAHLGTPDYWRLRLGIGHPRDVAGDGRVMDVADYVLRRPQLAEQKLIDASIENALQILPLFMKGDTQTAMLELHSKG; from the coding sequence ATGACTAAATTAATCGTTGGACTGGGCAACCCTGGAGATGAACACGAAGAGGATCGGCATAATGCCGGCTTTTGGTTTGTCGATGCCTTGGCGAAACAATTAAATACTCGCTTTGAATCTGAAAAACGCTTTCAGGGCAAAGTAGCAAAAGCCAAATGGGAAGGTGAAGATCTCTTTCTACTCAAACCGAGTACTTATATGAATTTGAGTGGCCAAGCAGTAGGTGCACTTTGTCGCTTTCACAAAATGACACCAGCAGATATTTTGGTTGTTCAAGATGAACTTGATCTAAAGCCTGGAACTGCCCGCATTAAATTGGGTGGGGGCACTGGTGGTCATAACGGCTTAAAAGATATTCAAGCCCACTTAGGGACTCCTGATTACTGGCGACTACGCCTGGGTATTGGTCATCCACGAGATGTGGCTGGTGATGGCCGTGTGATGGATGTGGCTGATTATGTTTTACGCAGGCCGCAGTTAGCAGAACAAAAATTAATTGATGCCAGCATTGAAAATGCTTTGCAAATCTTGCCGCTCTTTATGAAGGGTGATACGCAAACTGCCATGCTGGAGCTGCACTCCAAAGGCTAA
- a CDS encoding YfhL family 4Fe-4S dicluster ferredoxin: MALMITDECINCDVCEPECPNDAIYMGLEIYEIDPDKCTECVGHYDAPQCRQVCPVDCIPFNPSYTESQDQLMAKYRLLTASKKASSAN, encoded by the coding sequence ATGGCCTTAATGATTACGGACGAATGCATCAATTGTGATGTGTGTGAGCCAGAATGTCCTAATGATGCGATTTATATGGGATTGGAGATTTATGAGATCGATCCCGATAAATGCACCGAATGTGTTGGCCACTACGATGCGCCCCAATGCCGTCAGGTTTGCCCGGTCGATTGCATCCCATTTAATCCCAGCTATACCGAATCTCAAGACCAGTTAATGGCAAAGTACAGGCTATTAACGGCTAGTAAAAAGGCAAGTTCAGCTAACTGA
- the coaD gene encoding pantetheine-phosphate adenylyltransferase, translated as MTVAVYPGTFDPFTRGHEDLVRRASSIFDQLIVGVASSRSKHPFFSLEERIDIATEVLGHYSNVKVVGFDGLLKDFAREHNARVIVRGLRAVSDFEYEFQMAGMNRYLLPDVETLFLTPSDQYQFISGTFVREIASMGGDVSKFVFPSVEKWLVKKIASNQQNKA; from the coding sequence ATGACTGTCGCTGTTTACCCAGGAACTTTTGATCCCTTTACTCGTGGTCACGAAGATTTAGTGCGTCGTGCATCCAGCATTTTTGATCAGTTGATTGTGGGGGTTGCCTCTAGTCGCAGCAAGCATCCATTCTTCTCATTGGAAGAGCGTATTGATATTGCTACTGAAGTATTGGGGCACTACTCTAATGTCAAGGTAGTTGGCTTTGATGGCTTATTAAAGGATTTTGCACGTGAGCACAATGCTAGGGTGATTGTGCGCGGCTTGCGTGCTGTTTCTGACTTTGAGTATGAGTTTCAGATGGCGGGCATGAATCGTTATCTGCTGCCGGATGTTGAAACTTTATTCTTAACTCCTTCCGATCAATACCAATTTATTTCGGGTACCTTTGTGCGTGAGATTGCTTCAATGGGCGGTGACGTTAGCAAGTTTGTTTTCCCATCCGTAGAGAAGTGGTTGGTCAAGAAGATTGCCAGTAATCAGCAAAATAAAGCATAG
- the rsmD gene encoding 16S rRNA (guanine(966)-N(2))-methyltransferase RsmD has protein sequence MNKQIKNLKEPPKKVRIIGGLWRSRLLTVLDLPGLRPTTDRIRETVFNWLGQDLTGLQCLDLFAGTGALGFEAASRGADVVVLLEKDKKAHANLLTNFSLLQSSPVDGQIEILHRDSLEYLKQQADHSSNLIFIDPPFQDARLLDQAVIEAGRVCDDSNGGGIYVEFPSERSREEVEALLPEWHCGKYLEAGQVKACLFRGGRD, from the coding sequence ATAAATAAGCAGATCAAAAATCTGAAAGAGCCTCCAAAAAAAGTCCGCATTATTGGGGGGCTTTGGCGGAGTCGTTTACTCACAGTATTGGATTTGCCTGGACTGCGACCCACTACTGATCGCATCCGAGAAACTGTATTTAACTGGCTTGGTCAAGACCTGACGGGCTTGCAGTGTTTAGACCTATTTGCAGGCACTGGCGCTCTAGGATTTGAAGCGGCCTCTCGTGGTGCGGATGTTGTGGTGTTGTTAGAAAAAGATAAAAAAGCCCATGCAAACCTTTTGACAAATTTTTCTTTATTGCAGTCTTCCCCAGTTGATGGGCAAATTGAAATATTGCACAGAGACAGTTTGGAGTATTTAAAGCAACAAGCAGATCACTCCAGCAATTTAATTTTCATAGATCCGCCTTTTCAAGATGCGCGATTGTTGGATCAGGCCGTGATAGAAGCGGGGAGAGTGTGCGATGACTCGAACGGCGGTGGCATTTATGTAGAATTTCCCTCTGAGCGAAGCCGCGAGGAGGTAGAGGCCCTCTTACCGGAGTGGCATTGTGGAAAATACTTAGAGGCGGGACAGGTAAAAGCTTGTCTATTTCGGGGTGGAAGGGACTAA
- a CDS encoding pitrilysin family protein codes for MNALNKTILACMLALTCHGAAYAILPIEQLDGYKGAKGFLVQTKALPMVDIEVSIDAGDRYDPADKSGLADMTAALMNYGVRGDQGYLNEAQIADEIADLGANIGLSVGGERAILRIRSLSRKDLRERAVKLASAMLSAPSYDVKIVDREKKRTIANLLEAETKPEYVLERSFTKSVYGNYPLANSPTTKSVASLNTMDLLQFHKQFYRSERMIVSIVGDVDRAEANEIMQALLQKIPQSGPVIPSLPELQRSPIEPLAQREQQIPFDSQQAHIAMGMTAVTRNNPDYFPLLVGNYVLGGGGFVSRLMSEVREKRGLAYSVFSYFAPGKDTGIFQAGLQTKGDQASLALEVMSSTIAKFIADGPTPAELLAAKSNLVNGYPLRIDNNRKLLDNVSSIAWNNLPLDTMEIWTKQVEAVTLDQVTAAFQKYLAMDRMRIVVLGAQNK; via the coding sequence ATGAATGCTCTCAATAAAACGATTCTGGCTTGCATGCTGGCATTGACCTGTCATGGAGCTGCATATGCAATTTTGCCGATAGAGCAACTGGATGGTTATAAAGGCGCCAAGGGATTTTTAGTACAAACCAAAGCGCTTCCTATGGTCGATATTGAAGTCAGCATCGATGCTGGGGATCGTTATGATCCAGCGGACAAAAGTGGACTCGCAGATATGACGGCAGCCCTGATGAATTATGGGGTTCGGGGAGATCAAGGATACTTAAATGAGGCGCAAATTGCGGATGAAATTGCGGATTTGGGCGCGAATATCGGTCTATCTGTCGGTGGTGAGCGAGCCATTTTACGAATTCGGAGTCTAAGTAGAAAGGATTTGCGAGAGCGGGCTGTGAAGTTGGCTTCCGCGATGCTCAGCGCCCCAAGTTATGACGTCAAAATTGTTGATCGAGAAAAAAAAAGAACGATTGCTAATTTACTTGAAGCCGAAACCAAGCCAGAGTATGTGTTGGAGCGTAGTTTTACTAAATCAGTTTATGGTAATTACCCATTGGCGAATTCACCCACCACTAAATCAGTAGCATCACTAAACACAATGGATTTGCTGCAATTTCACAAGCAGTTTTATCGCAGTGAGCGCATGATTGTGAGTATTGTGGGGGATGTTGATCGCGCAGAAGCTAATGAGATCATGCAGGCTTTGCTGCAAAAAATTCCTCAATCAGGCCCTGTTATTCCTAGCTTGCCAGAATTGCAACGGTCCCCTATAGAACCCTTGGCGCAGCGTGAACAGCAAATTCCATTTGATTCTCAGCAAGCCCATATTGCAATGGGTATGACAGCAGTGACCCGGAACAACCCAGATTACTTCCCGCTCTTGGTTGGTAATTATGTTTTGGGCGGCGGTGGCTTTGTTTCTCGCTTAATGTCTGAGGTGCGCGAGAAGCGTGGCCTTGCCTACAGCGTCTTTAGTTATTTTGCCCCTGGTAAAGACACAGGCATTTTCCAGGCAGGCTTGCAGACCAAAGGCGATCAAGCTTCTCTTGCCCTAGAGGTAATGAGTTCAACCATTGCCAAATTTATTGCTGATGGGCCCACGCCTGCCGAGCTCCTAGCTGCTAAGTCGAATTTGGTGAACGGCTATCCACTCCGTATTGATAACAATCGCAAGCTCTTGGATAACGTTTCATCGATTGCTTGGAATAATTTGCCACTGGATACGATGGAGATTTGGACTAAGCAAGTTGAGGCAGTGACTTTAGACCAAGTGACGGCTGCATTTCAAAAATATCTGGCAATGGATCGCATGAGAATTGTAGTTTTAGGGGCTCAAAATAAATAA